The following are from one region of the Colius striatus isolate bColStr4 chromosome Z, bColStr4.1.hap1, whole genome shotgun sequence genome:
- the LOC133628890 gene encoding speriolin-like — protein MEPGPSGHLPGVRPGLFTVFDQLRDMTNLLFNRNQELRRELERQDQQPFQHGYRGAAANIHTSSCCPPFGLGADTDRAELDLRNPLLGAKLQPARQGWHGSLWKPLAGVGGGTEGKHWFGDECLTLLVPAESWQPRWQQLLGEIAFQLDRRIVHRVFPNADRYRGFSAATIPEGIVEMVEETERGASRDLSVAAIWNYEFVMRRLWALGYVPEVHLPAIEAFINTYGRLERSYWFPAEPNVAFLRHVVSQEVPPDLRPNAMVLLECLLQLAQEDGQPLFCY, from the exons ATGGAGCCGGGACCCAGCGGGCACTTGCCTGGCGTCAGGCCCGGACTCTTCACGGTCTTTGACCAGCTGAGAGATATGACAAATCTGCTGTTTAATAGGAACCAAGAGCTGAGACGGGAATTGGAGCGGCAGGACCAACAGCCGTTCCAGCACGGCTACCGCGGCGCAg CTGCCAACATCCACACCTCATCCTGTTGCCCGCCCTTCGGACTGGGGGCTGACactgacagagcagagctggaccTCCGGAACCCCCTCTTGGGAGCCAAGCTTCAGCCGGCGAG GCAAGGCTGGCACGGCAGCCTCTGGAAGCCCCTGGCAGGTGTCGGGGGAGGAACGGAGGGAAAACACTGGTTTGGGGATGAGTGCCTGACGCTGCTGGTTCccgcagagagctggcagccgagatggcagcagctgctgggcgaGATCGCCTTCCAGCTTGACCGCCGAATCGTCCACAGAGTCTTCCCCAACGCCGATCGCTACCGCGGCTTCAGTGCCGCCACCATCCCCGAGGGAATCGTGGAG atgGTCGAGGAGACGGAGCGGGGAGCTAGCCGTGATCTGAGCGTGGCCGCAATCTGGAACTATGAGTTTGTGATGAGGCgactgtgggcactgggctaCGTCCCCGAGGTGCACTTGCCCGCAATCGAGGCCTTCATCAACACCTACGGCCGCCTGGAGCGGTCGTACTGGTTCCCGGCCGAGCCAAACGTGGCCTTCCTGCGCCACGTGGTCAGCCAGGAGGTGCCGCCGGATCTGCGGCCCAACGCCATGGTGCTGCtcgagtgcctgctgcagctggcacaggaagaTGGGCAGCCCCTCTTCTGCTACTGA